In Leptolyngbya sp. NIES-2104, the genomic window ACCTTCGATCACAAATCCTAAGTTTCTTAAAACGTTTCCGCTTCTTTGATTACGCGGCATATAATTTGCCACAATTCTGTGCATATTCATATCATTAAAAACATACTGAATGGCTGCTTGAAGTGCTTCATTCATATAGCCATTTCCTTGTTCTTTTTCGGCAAGGCTATATCCTAAACTGCACGAATATAAAATCCCTTGAGCAATATCTGTAAAGTTCACTGCACCGATAATCGTTCGCGGCTCTTCTTTCTTAAAAATGAACAATCTCAGCGATCGATCATAGCCGAATTCGATCATGCTTTTCTCGATTTGCTGTGACCAAAAATCGCGAGTGTAAAAGTTCGCCGGACGAAATGGCTCGAAGGGTTCAAGGAACGCACGATTCTCATTATAGTAATTGACGATCGCGGTTGTGTCGTTGTGCTGAAGCAGTCGAACAATCAATCGCGAAGTCAGTAAAACAGGGGTTTGTAGCATTGTCTTACTTACGAATTCGAGTTAACAAATCATAGAACGGTTGCCAGTTGTCGTCATCTGCGATCGGGTTCCAAACTGCTTCAATCTCCGATCGAACTAATCCAACTTCAGAATTGTAGGCGTTGAGTCGATTTGGAA contains:
- the rimJ gene encoding ribosomal protein S5-alanine N-acetyltransferase yields the protein MLQTPVLLTSRLIVRLLQHNDTTAIVNYYNENRAFLEPFEPFRPANFYTRDFWSQQIEKSMIEFGYDRSLRLFIFKKEEPRTIIGAVNFTDIAQGILYSCSLGYSLAEKEQGNGYMNEALQAAIQYVFNDMNMHRIVANYMPRNQRSGNVLRNLGFVIEGYARDYLLINGKWEDHIRSSLINPNWRLV